The Bradysia coprophila strain Holo2 chromosome III, BU_Bcop_v1, whole genome shotgun sequence region CCAATTGACGACAATTCCTTACCTGTGGTTGTTTTTGCTTTTGTGTTTATCATGACGATCTCGATCGCGGTCCGACTTTTTACTTTTGTGCGAAGTGATAGCGTATTCATCTTTGTTATCTTCTTCGGCGGCCTCGCGTTCCAGATCGGACCAATCCTTTCCGGATTCTTCTTCACTTCCAAGTTCTACGAGACATACGATTTGAATGAACATGAAGTTCAAAGTtagattttttaaaacttaCCTTCACTTTCGTCACTGTCATCCTCCGAGGCTTCTGAGTATTCAGAGTCATCATCAGAATCTTCTTCGCTATCCATATCTGAGGGTTCATACGCCTGTAATGTTTCGATTTGTTAATTTATCGATCGTTGACAGCCCATCACAATAAAGAGTTTACTTACGTCATCCTCTTCAGATTCTTCACTTCCAGCATCACCGTTTTCACCATCCGATTCAGGGTCCAAAAATGTCCATCCACCACTCTCAAAAAAGCCTTTCGGATCGTCGGTAATGGTTTTCATGATTTTGGTCCAATTAAGCGATTGAACACCTTCCGAATAGCGAATGTCACATGAGCTAAAAGCAGGATTAACCAACcgttaaacaaaaataatctcGAAATTAAATACCAAACTTACTTCAACCACTCCTTCACATGATCACACATATTCATTGGAATGGCATTCACCATTGCAACCTTTTGATTGTAATTCTTAAATACGAAGATCATGTCAAAATTCCTTAAATGGAATTGAACTCGCTCGAAGTGGACCAATTCCACATCTTCCAATGTGATGACGAATGGTGGCCATTCGGTCAAATTCACCAAACTGCCCGATGTCGGTTGCAACAGTACCGTACTGCGGAACGGAGCACCGGGAAATCCGAGTTCCTTGAACGGTGTATCGAATTCAACCTGTTGCTTGGTCATCGATTCCACCTTCTCGCAGAAACTTTTGAATGCGGTCTTAAGTCGATGTCTCAATTCGCGTTCAGCTTGCTCAGCAGCTAAATCGTCACGGTCATGCATGTGCTGGTGTTTACCCAAATCGGTTGTAATCTCTCCGACTTCCGTGTAGAATTGAACGTCGACGTGCTTCTTTTTACCTAGAGAAATTTCCATTCAATCGAATCTCTTTTCAGGCAAAAACCGACGAACTTCTTACCAAACATAATAGCGTGTTTCAGATGAAAGTGCAGCAAAATGATCATTTCCCCATCGCACGGTTGGAAGAACGCACTCTGAATGTTATTGTACAATATGTCGACCTTATCACCTCGAACCGATGTGTACCGGAAACCATTTGTGTGTGCTTCCAATGAACCAGTCATTCGTTTTGTCACAATGTTCGGTCGGATGAACAGATCCTTCAATTTCGGATTGCCCTTGTTTGTCGACAATACCAGCGTGTCCTGCTTGACTAAATCTTCCTTTTCTCGTTCCTCAGCCTCTCTCGTTTTGAACCGTTTCTGCACATCTTTGATCAGCCGAAATGCTGTGTTCAGATTAGCCGATGGTGGAGTTAATTCACCCGGCTCCTTTGTGTTGATGCTTCGGTACGTTCTGTAAACAGAgatttttagtattttttcgCTGGATTTGGATGTAGCACTTACACTTCTTTTACGAAAGTAGCGTCTGGTTGCGGATATAATCCTCCCTCATTTCTGCCCATTGTAGCTCCGGGATGGAAGAAATTTATACGCAAGTAAGTGTAGTCGCCCTCAATGGAttgcgaaatatttttgattgtggAAATGTGAAACGGAACAGGGGCGCCGAACACTGGCATTATGACTGTCTCGTATTTTTTGTCTGAAATCGAAAGTCAATTTGATGACAAAATGAAGTCGCAAAATCGCCAAAAAATCACCTACCGACATACAACTTAAGGTCCTTAACTTCTGGCTCCCTTGGCATCTGGTTCACACTTTTGTACGACACCATGTTCTTTCGCGTTTTCTCGGCCTCCTTAACATCGCCCTGTTTATCGAGTCTCTCCTTCGCCCGTTCATTCAATTGAATCGCCAGTTCCTTTTGATGTTGCTTCCGTTTCTCTTCGGTGCTGTGTTCAGATCTCAATTTACTGTCCAATACTGTTGTGCGCTTTCCACGTCCGACAATTTCCTGCGGTTTTTCCGCTTCATTTTGATCTTCATCGTCTTCTTCCTCGTCGTCCTTCACAAAAATGCcgatatttttgatttttttcttcgattggGTCAAAACAGTCGCCGCCGTGTCATCATTCACAAGAACCGTGTCACCGATGAACAATGCATAAGTTTTGCCTTCTTTGTCGGCTGCTTCTTTATTGGTTAACGGGGACAAACCGACGTAGACGTTGAAAA contains the following coding sequences:
- the LOC119075700 gene encoding FACT complex subunit spt16 isoform X2; protein product: MANVVLDKEAFFRRIKRLYSEWKSPEISHDDSLTKIDCLMCAVGADEEILYSKSTALQQWLIGYELTDTITVFTEDAVHFLASKKKIELLRQLENHKEENVPSIKLTVRDRTDKDKENFKNLLNVMKEAKKGKTVGVFAKDNFPGDFCDSWKAAFKDANFDKVDVSPALAYIMSAKEESEVVTIKKACMVTIDVFQKYLKDQIMEIIDADKKVKHSKLSEDVEKILADKRYVSGVDINHLDTCYPVIIQSGGNYSLKFSVTSDKNFIHFGAIVCSLGARYKSYCSNISRTLLVNPTDAIQENYNFLLNLEEELLKLLVPGKKLCDVYDAGLNFAKKEKPDLVDSLTKMFGFGMGIEFRESSIIIGPRCNAIVKKGMVFNVYVGLSPLTNKEAADKEGKTYALFIGDTVLVNDDTAATVLTQSKKKIKNIGIFVKDDEEEDDEDQNEAEKPQEIVGRGKRTTVLDSKLRSEHSTEEKRKQHQKELAIQLNERAKERLDKQGDVKEAEKTRKNMVSYKSVNQMPREPEVKDLKLYVDKKYETVIMPVFGAPVPFHISTIKNISQSIEGDYTYLRINFFHPGATMGRNEGGLYPQPDATFVKEVTYRSINTKEPGELTPPSANLNTAFRLIKDVQKRFKTREAEEREKEDLVKQDTLVLSTNKGNPKLKDLFIRPNIVTKRMTGSLEAHTNGFRYTSVRGDKVDILYNNIQSAFFQPCDGEMIILLHFHLKHAIMFGKKKHVDVQFYTEVGEITTDLGKHQHMHDRDDLAAEQAERELRHRLKTAFKSFCEKVESMTKQQVEFDTPFKELGFPGAPFRSTVLLQPTSGSLVNLTEWPPFVITLEDVELVHFERVQFHLRNFDMIFVFKNYNQKVAMVNAIPMNMCDHVKEWLNSCDIRYSEGVQSLNWTKIMKTITDDPKGFFESGGWTFLDPESDGENGDAGSEESEEDDAYEPSDMDSEEDSDDDSEYSEASEDDSDESEELGSEEESGKDWSDLEREAAEEDNKDEYAITSHKSKKSDRDRDRHDKHKSKNNHSSPSKHNSSRDKHHKDSRKDKDKSRSSSSHHNDRKRGREDDSNHRSPKKSRK
- the LOC119075700 gene encoding FACT complex subunit spt16 isoform X3, whose translation is MANVVLDKEAFFRRIKRLYSEWKTDKDKENFKNLLNVMKEAKKGKTVGVFAKDNFPGDFCDSWKAAFKDANFDKVDVSPALAYIMSAKEESEVVTIKKACMVTIDVFQKYLKDQIMEIIDADKKVKHSKLSEDVEKILADKRYVSGVDINHLDTCYPVIIQSGGNYSLKFSVTSDKNFIHFGAIVCSLGARYKSYCSNISRTLLVNPTDAIQENYNFLLNLEEELLKLLVPGKKLCDVYDAGLNFAKKEKPDLVDSLTKMFGFGMGIEFRESSIIIGPRCNAIVKKGMVFNVYVGLSPLTNKEAADKEGKTYALFIGDTVLVNDDTAATVLTQSKKKIKNIGIFVKDDEEEDDEDQNEAEKPQEIVGRGKRTTVLDSKLRSEHSTEEKRKQHQKELAIQLNERAKERLDKQGDVKEAEKTRKNMVSYKSVNQMPREPEVKDLKLYVDKKYETVIMPVFGAPVPFHISTIKNISQSIEGDYTYLRINFFHPGATMGRNEGGLYPQPDATFVKEVTYRSINTKEPGELTPPSANLNTAFRLIKDVQKRFKTREAEEREKEDLVKQDTLVLSTNKGNPKLKDLFIRPNIVTKRMTGSLEAHTNGFRYTSVRGDKVDILYNNIQSAFFQPCDGEMIILLHFHLKHAIMFGKKKHVDVQFYTEVGEITTDLGKHQHMHDRDDLAAEQAERELRHRLKTAFKSFCEKVESMTKQQVEFDTPFKELGFPGAPFRSTVLLQPTSGSLVNLTEWPPFVITLEDVELVHFERVQFHLRNFDMIFVFKNYNQKVAMVNAIPMNMCDHVKEWLNSCDIRYSEGVQSLNWTKIMKTITDDPKGFFESGGWTFLDPESDGENGDAGSEESEEDDAYEPSDMDSEEDSDDDSEYSEASEDDSDESEELGSEEESGKDWSDLEREAAEEDNKDEYAITSHKSKKSDRDRDRHDKHKSKNNHSRDAHKKKKSSPSKHNSSRDKHHKDSRKDKDKSRSSSSHHNDRKRGREDDSNHRSPKKSRK
- the LOC119075700 gene encoding FACT complex subunit spt16 isoform X4; the protein is MKEAKKGKTVGVFAKDNFPGDFCDSWKAAFKDANFDKVDVSPALAYIMSAKEESEVVTIKKACMVTIDVFQKYLKDQIMEIIDADKKVKHSKLSEDVEKILADKRYVSGVDINHLDTCYPVIIQSGGNYSLKFSVTSDKNFIHFGAIVCSLGARYKSYCSNISRTLLVNPTDAIQENYNFLLNLEEELLKLLVPGKKLCDVYDAGLNFAKKEKPDLVDSLTKMFGFGMGIEFRESSIIIGPRCNAIVKKGMVFNVYVGLSPLTNKEAADKEGKTYALFIGDTVLVNDDTAATVLTQSKKKIKNIGIFVKDDEEEDDEDQNEAEKPQEIVGRGKRTTVLDSKLRSEHSTEEKRKQHQKELAIQLNERAKERLDKQGDVKEAEKTRKNMVSYKSVNQMPREPEVKDLKLYVDKKYETVIMPVFGAPVPFHISTIKNISQSIEGDYTYLRINFFHPGATMGRNEGGLYPQPDATFVKEVTYRSINTKEPGELTPPSANLNTAFRLIKDVQKRFKTREAEEREKEDLVKQDTLVLSTNKGNPKLKDLFIRPNIVTKRMTGSLEAHTNGFRYTSVRGDKVDILYNNIQSAFFQPCDGEMIILLHFHLKHAIMFGKKKHVDVQFYTEVGEITTDLGKHQHMHDRDDLAAEQAERELRHRLKTAFKSFCEKVESMTKQQVEFDTPFKELGFPGAPFRSTVLLQPTSGSLVNLTEWPPFVITLEDVELVHFERVQFHLRNFDMIFVFKNYNQKVAMVNAIPMNMCDHVKEWLNSCDIRYSEGVQSLNWTKIMKTITDDPKGFFESGGWTFLDPESDGENGDAGSEESEEDDAYEPSDMDSEEDSDDDSEYSEASEDDSDESEELGSEEESGKDWSDLEREAAEEDNKDEYAITSHKSKKSDRDRDRHDKHKSKNNHSRDAHKKKKSSPSKHNSSRDKHHKDSRKDKDKSRSSSSHHNDRKRGREDDSNHRSPKKSRK
- the LOC119075700 gene encoding FACT complex subunit spt16 isoform X5; translation: MVTIDVFQKYLKDQIMEIIDADKKVKHSKLSEDVEKILADKRYVSGVDINHLDTCYPVIIQSGGNYSLKFSVTSDKNFIHFGAIVCSLGARYKSYCSNISRTLLVNPTDAIQENYNFLLNLEEELLKLLVPGKKLCDVYDAGLNFAKKEKPDLVDSLTKMFGFGMGIEFRESSIIIGPRCNAIVKKGMVFNVYVGLSPLTNKEAADKEGKTYALFIGDTVLVNDDTAATVLTQSKKKIKNIGIFVKDDEEEDDEDQNEAEKPQEIVGRGKRTTVLDSKLRSEHSTEEKRKQHQKELAIQLNERAKERLDKQGDVKEAEKTRKNMVSYKSVNQMPREPEVKDLKLYVDKKYETVIMPVFGAPVPFHISTIKNISQSIEGDYTYLRINFFHPGATMGRNEGGLYPQPDATFVKEVTYRSINTKEPGELTPPSANLNTAFRLIKDVQKRFKTREAEEREKEDLVKQDTLVLSTNKGNPKLKDLFIRPNIVTKRMTGSLEAHTNGFRYTSVRGDKVDILYNNIQSAFFQPCDGEMIILLHFHLKHAIMFGKKKHVDVQFYTEVGEITTDLGKHQHMHDRDDLAAEQAERELRHRLKTAFKSFCEKVESMTKQQVEFDTPFKELGFPGAPFRSTVLLQPTSGSLVNLTEWPPFVITLEDVELVHFERVQFHLRNFDMIFVFKNYNQKVAMVNAIPMNMCDHVKEWLNSCDIRYSEGVQSLNWTKIMKTITDDPKGFFESGGWTFLDPESDGENGDAGSEESEEDDAYEPSDMDSEEDSDDDSEYSEASEDDSDESEELGSEEESGKDWSDLEREAAEEDNKDEYAITSHKSKKSDRDRDRHDKHKSKNNHSRDAHKKKKSSPSKHNSSRDKHHKDSRKDKDKSRSSSSHHNDRKRGREDDSNHRSPKKSRK
- the LOC119075700 gene encoding FACT complex subunit spt16 isoform X1, coding for MANVVLDKEAFFRRIKRLYSEWKSPEISHDDSLTKIDCLMCAVGADEEILYSKSTALQQWLIGYELTDTITVFTEDAVHFLASKKKIELLRQLENHKEENVPSIKLTVRDRTDKDKENFKNLLNVMKEAKKGKTVGVFAKDNFPGDFCDSWKAAFKDANFDKVDVSPALAYIMSAKEESEVVTIKKACMVTIDVFQKYLKDQIMEIIDADKKVKHSKLSEDVEKILADKRYVSGVDINHLDTCYPVIIQSGGNYSLKFSVTSDKNFIHFGAIVCSLGARYKSYCSNISRTLLVNPTDAIQENYNFLLNLEEELLKLLVPGKKLCDVYDAGLNFAKKEKPDLVDSLTKMFGFGMGIEFRESSIIIGPRCNAIVKKGMVFNVYVGLSPLTNKEAADKEGKTYALFIGDTVLVNDDTAATVLTQSKKKIKNIGIFVKDDEEEDDEDQNEAEKPQEIVGRGKRTTVLDSKLRSEHSTEEKRKQHQKELAIQLNERAKERLDKQGDVKEAEKTRKNMVSYKSVNQMPREPEVKDLKLYVDKKYETVIMPVFGAPVPFHISTIKNISQSIEGDYTYLRINFFHPGATMGRNEGGLYPQPDATFVKEVTYRSINTKEPGELTPPSANLNTAFRLIKDVQKRFKTREAEEREKEDLVKQDTLVLSTNKGNPKLKDLFIRPNIVTKRMTGSLEAHTNGFRYTSVRGDKVDILYNNIQSAFFQPCDGEMIILLHFHLKHAIMFGKKKHVDVQFYTEVGEITTDLGKHQHMHDRDDLAAEQAERELRHRLKTAFKSFCEKVESMTKQQVEFDTPFKELGFPGAPFRSTVLLQPTSGSLVNLTEWPPFVITLEDVELVHFERVQFHLRNFDMIFVFKNYNQKVAMVNAIPMNMCDHVKEWLNSCDIRYSEGVQSLNWTKIMKTITDDPKGFFESGGWTFLDPESDGENGDAGSEESEEDDAYEPSDMDSEEDSDDDSEYSEASEDDSDESEELGSEEESGKDWSDLEREAAEEDNKDEYAITSHKSKKSDRDRDRHDKHKSKNNHSRDAHKKKKSSPSKHNSSRDKHHKDSRKDKDKSRSSSSHHNDRKRGREDDSNHRSPKKSRK